The nucleotide window CCCGTACCATAGGCGAGACGCATCGCGTAATCACCGAGTGGGTTTTCTGGCCCAGCTGGAACAACATCTGGCAGTTCAACGCCCTTGGCGAGATAATCTTTACGAATAGAAGCCGGAGGCGTCCATGTTGGGTTTTCACGCAACTGGCTAATAGTCGTCGTCATTTCTGGCGTGTCTTGTCCAATACGTCCAATCCCCACGGGAAAGATGTGTACTAAGTTCTTGTCTGGTTCAAAGTAATAGAGGCGCAGTTCCGCCAAATTGATCACTATGCCCTCATAATCGACTTCAGGCAAAATGGCTTGGCTTGGAATCGTCAGTACATAACCTTCCGGCGGCAAAAACGGGTCAACGCCTTTATTGGCGGCCATAAGTGACAAAAAGCCCACATCATACTGCTTAGCGATGTCAGACATCGTCTGCCCCGCTTCGACACTGTGGTATTGCAGCGTACCAACCATATTGCTTCCATCTGTCGGAAGGTCAAAAGTTGCAGCACTCAACCACTGCGAAAATCCTAAGCAAGCTGCCAGAAAGGTCTTACGTAACATCAAAATTGATCCTTAGCTTCTTTATATAAAGCTAAGGTTATCTCTCTTTGTGTCTTGTGATCAACTATTGGCTCCGGATAAGCGACATGATGGAAGTCTGGCCACGTCCAAGGTTTGTGAATGAATTTGTTTGGAACATCACGAAGCGCAGGAAGCCAAGTACGAACAAACTCACCTTGGGCGTCAAAACGCTCTCCCTGAGTGATTGGATTAAAGATACGAAAATAAGGTTGCCCATCACACCCCGTCGATGCACACCACTGCCAGCCGCCATTGTTGGCTGCGAAATCCCCATCTATGAGTCGACTCAAAAAGTAGCGCTCACCTCGTCGCCAATCAATATTGAGATCTTTGGTTAAAAAGCTCGCCACTATCATCCTTAACCTATTGTGCAT belongs to Vibrio sp. 10N and includes:
- a CDS encoding L,D-transpeptidase family protein: MLRKTFLAACLGFSQWLSAATFDLPTDGSNMVGTLQYHSVEAGQTMSDIAKQYDVGFLSLMAANKGVDPFLPPEGYVLTIPSQAILPEVDYEGIVINLAELRLYYFEPDKNLVHIFPVGIGRIGQDTPEMTTTISQLRENPTWTPPASIRKDYLAKGVELPDVVPAGPENPLGDYAMRLAYGTGSYLIHGTNKDFGIGLRVSAGCIRMDPKDIDWLFYQVKLGTKVRVIDEPIKIALEPDRSVFIEAHEPLTRSDGTKKTMEIPEQLTWWLEEYGIRDKIARAAVLAQNGVPIEVVPAMDDLE